TCAACATGGTCACCGGAGGCGACGCGGTCGGAGAAGCACTCGTCGCTCACCCGAGAATTCGCAAGATTGGTTTCACCGGCGGCATCGATACCGGGCGCAAAGTTATGGCCGCGGCCGCGCGCGACATCAAGCGGGTGACGCTCGAGCTGGGCGGAAACGACCCTGCGATCCTCCTCGACGACGTCGACCTCTCGCCCGAGACTATGCGGCAGATCGTAAAAGGCGCGTTCGCGACCACCGGCCAGGTGTGCTTCGGTCTCAAACGTATCTACGTGCCGACCCGCATCCACGACCGCTTCGTGGAAGCGTTCTCAGCCGCCGTGGATGAAATCGTCGTCGGGCCCGGCGACGACCCCCGAGTCACCATGGGGCCGCTGAACAACGCTCAGCAGAAGAACCTCGTCGAGAAGATCGTGGACGACGCGCGCTCGAGCGGCGCGACCGTCACCACCCTCGGGCAGCGGCTCGATTCGGCGGCCTGGGACCACGGCCACTTCATGATGCCCAGCGTGGTCACTGCGGCTGATCCCCGCCTCGCAATCGTCGAAGAGGAACAGTTCGGCCCGGTAGTGCCCGTGCTGAAATACGACGAACTCGACGACGTGATCCGGCTCGTGAATCAATCGCAATACGGGCTTGCCGCCTCGATCTGGACGTCAGATGAAGAGCGGGCGTTCCTGCTTGGCCGTCGGTTCGACACCGGCTCCGTCTTCATCAACAGCCACACCTTCACCTCCCTCGACCCCCGCGCACCCTTCGGTGGGGCGAAAGCAAGCGGCTTGGGACGCGAATTCTCTCCAGCCAGCCTGGATTCCTACACCGAATTACAAACAATCAGCCGTCGCATCGGGCCGCCAGGCCCTCCGCTGTCCTGAGTCCGGCCGGGAGCCTGACCGACACATAAACGTCACGGGCGTAGATCCGCGACGACGACGCGGCGGTATCGATGCATAGGGATAACTCCGCCGAAGGTGCGGAGGCATGAGCGGCGCGTGCTTTAGCAGGCTGCCACCATTAATGATCCATTCCAGCCCTCTAATCGCGGCGATTCGACCCTCATAACGTAGGGACCGGCCAATAGACGTGCGTGTGCTGCCGCGCGTTGACGAGGAAAACGCCGGCAGCGCTCTCACCGACAGTGCGCACATTGCAAGGGCCGCCGCCGCTGTCAAGCCGCCGGGCAAGGCGACGACCGGGCGATACATCCGGTTGTCGTCTACAGGTTCGCTGGCCGCCAATGACGTGTGCCGTGGGGCTGGTTCGGGGAGCGCCGTGGGGCTTGCTGTGGGAGCCGTTTTGGTCGTGGTTCATTCCGACATGGCGTCTTGACGGGCCGGTGTGACGTATCTAGCATTCTCTACAGCGGAGGACGCATCTGTTCAGCAGAACAGAGAGTGAGTGTTGACGGGTTGATCGAGGAGTTCGGTGTGATGAATGCGGTCGGGGTCGATCGGGATACCCGTGAGGCTGTCGAGGCGTTCATGTTCCGGGAGGCGGAGCTACTCGATGGGGGGCAGTTCCGGGAATGGTTGGGTCTGCTCGACCCCGACATCCGGTATGTGGTTCCGGTGCGCACCACGAGGAGGACTCCGCGGGTTGGGTGGGCGCGATCGCGCACTGGAACGACGACTACACGGGTTTGGAGATGCGGGTTCTTCGCGGCGAGACGGACTTCTCGTGGGCCGAGTCACCTCGGTCGCGGACCCGGCACTTCGTGTCCAACATCCGCACGACTGCCGGACCGGGGGCTGATGAGTTGACCGTGCGCTCGAACCTGTTGTTCTTTCGCAGCCGCGGAGATAGCGGCCGCTGGGAGTTGCTCTCGGCCGAACGCGTCGACGTGTTGCGCCGGACCGACGATTCGCTGCGGCTGGCTCGGCGCGAGGTGTTGCTCGACCACTCGACGTTGCCCATCGACAACCTGTCGGTATTCCTGTAGGGCCAGCTCCCCTCACCACCTCCT
The sequence above is drawn from the Mycobacterium gallinarum genome and encodes:
- a CDS encoding aldehyde dehydrogenase family protein, whose translation is MINANLIINGREETSDRTIDVVSPADIRILLGSVPDAAPGQVDEAVAAAAMAFPEWSSRPLEERQGALLAAAGTIHDMIEEYAPILSRENGKILEESHVDLEFASGICGYTAGISAEILADQQIRDTGGTTLIRRRPIGPVAAITPWNFPVVLAFMKLAPALVAGNTVVLKPAANSPLVLAEVIRALQQHFPPGVLNMVTGGDAVGEALVAHPRIRKIGFTGGIDTGRKVMAAAARDIKRVTLELGGNDPAILLDDVDLSPETMRQIVKGAFATTGQVCFGLKRIYVPTRIHDRFVEAFSAAVDEIVVGPGDDPRVTMGPLNNAQQKNLVEKIVDDARSSGATVTTLGQRLDSAAWDHGHFMMPSVVTAADPRLAIVEEEQFGPVVPVLKYDELDDVIRLVNQSQYGLAASIWTSDEERAFLLGRRFDTGSVFINSHTFTSLDPRAPFGGAKASGLGREFSPASLDSYTELQTISRRIGPPGPPLS